In the genome of Cutibacterium equinum, one region contains:
- a CDS encoding FecCD family ABC transporter permease, whose translation MSALAQPAKARTGMARRARTRVVTVSLLVVILCCLVLVSAMVGQYRVEAADVVRAVFGRSLSDPMATSVLWQIRFPRIVLGLLVGASLAVAGTVMQALFSNPLAEPGVIGVSSGAAVGASLMIVVAPTFLSGFGVPAAAFVSGLLAASAVYVMARSGQRAESTTLVLTGIAVTAICSAITSVSTFVAPTTARDQIVFWQMGSLNGATWNQVATVGTVAAVGIVWALLIAAKLDTLALGERAAGHLGINVNRLRLSSIALTALLTSAAVAYAGVITFVGLIVPHVLRLIIGPANTWLIPASLLGGCVLVTLSDVAARTLVPYADLPIGIFTAIVGGPTFFILLRRGMRRGGAL comes from the coding sequence ATGAGCGCGCTCGCCCAGCCCGCGAAGGCGCGGACGGGAATGGCCCGACGAGCGCGAACCCGAGTCGTCACGGTAAGCCTCCTGGTCGTCATCCTGTGTTGCCTGGTGCTGGTCTCGGCGATGGTCGGGCAGTACCGAGTCGAGGCTGCTGATGTTGTCAGAGCCGTGTTCGGGCGTTCGTTGTCCGACCCGATGGCGACGTCAGTGCTGTGGCAGATTCGGTTCCCGCGTATCGTCCTGGGCCTGTTGGTGGGAGCCAGCCTTGCGGTGGCCGGAACTGTCATGCAGGCGCTGTTCTCCAACCCTCTTGCTGAACCCGGTGTCATCGGCGTCTCGTCGGGGGCTGCGGTGGGGGCGTCGCTCATGATCGTGGTGGCTCCCACCTTCCTGTCCGGATTCGGGGTTCCCGCGGCTGCCTTCGTCTCGGGATTACTGGCGGCCAGCGCCGTCTACGTCATGGCACGCTCCGGACAACGGGCGGAATCGACGACCCTCGTGCTGACCGGCATCGCGGTGACGGCGATCTGCTCGGCGATCACATCGGTGTCGACCTTCGTCGCCCCGACGACCGCACGAGACCAGATCGTCTTCTGGCAGATGGGCTCCCTCAACGGGGCCACCTGGAATCAGGTGGCGACAGTGGGGACGGTGGCCGCAGTGGGCATCGTCTGGGCCCTGCTCATCGCCGCCAAGCTCGACACCTTGGCCCTGGGGGAGAGGGCTGCCGGACATCTCGGCATCAACGTCAATCGGCTGAGGTTGTCGTCGATCGCCCTGACAGCCCTGCTCACCTCTGCCGCGGTGGCCTACGCCGGGGTCATCACCTTCGTCGGACTGATCGTGCCCCATGTGCTTCGGCTGATCATCGGACCGGCGAACACATGGCTCATCCCGGCCTCCTTGCTGGGCGGATGTGTGTTGGTGACCTTGTCAGACGTCGCTGCTCGCACCCTCGTTCCGTACGCCGACCTTCCCATCGGCATCTTCACCGCCATCGTGGGCGGGCCAACCTTCTTCATCCTGTTACGACGGGGGATGCGACGAGGGGGAGCGTTGTGA
- the rpsA gene encoding 30S ribosomal protein S1 has product MTSSTEASTSNPVDIDQQNAANTADGSVAVDDLGSPEAFLAAVDATIKYFNDGDIVSGTVVKVDRDEVLLDIGYKTEGVIPSKELSIKHDVDPFEVVNVGDEIEALVQQKEDKEGRLILSKKRAQYERAWGTIEQIKEEDGVVTGTVIEVVKGGLIVDIGLRGFLPASLVEMRRVRDLQPYVSQEIEAKIIELDKNRNNVVLSRRAWLEQTQSEVRQNFLHELQKGQIRKGVVSSIVNFGAFVDLGGVDGLVHVSELSWKHIDHPNEVVEVGQPVTVEVLDVDMDRERVSLSLKATQEDPWQAFARLHQIGQIVPGKVTKLVPFGAFVRVEDGIEGLVHVSELAERHVEIPEQVVTVNDDVMVKIIDIDLDRRRISLSLKQANEGIDVQSDEFDPSLYGMTASYDEDGNYIYPEGFDPETNEWKPGYDEQRIAWEQQYAEAQARWEAHRKQVIEAEQADQEAAPVDSAGQSSYTSGPAEGSLASDEALQALRDKLTNN; this is encoded by the coding sequence ATGACCTCCTCCACTGAGGCCTCCACCTCGAACCCGGTCGACATCGACCAGCAGAATGCCGCCAACACCGCCGATGGATCCGTGGCGGTTGACGACCTTGGCAGCCCGGAGGCCTTCCTGGCCGCTGTGGACGCCACCATCAAGTACTTCAACGACGGCGACATCGTGTCTGGCACCGTCGTCAAGGTGGACCGCGACGAGGTTCTCCTTGACATCGGTTACAAGACCGAGGGTGTCATCCCGTCCAAGGAGTTGTCGATCAAGCACGACGTGGACCCCTTCGAGGTCGTCAACGTCGGTGACGAGATCGAGGCCCTTGTCCAGCAGAAGGAGGACAAGGAAGGTCGCCTCATCCTGTCCAAGAAGCGCGCTCAGTACGAGCGCGCCTGGGGCACGATCGAGCAGATCAAGGAAGAGGACGGCGTCGTCACCGGTACCGTCATCGAGGTCGTCAAGGGTGGCCTGATCGTCGACATCGGCCTGCGTGGCTTCCTCCCCGCATCCTTGGTTGAGATGCGCCGCGTCCGCGATCTCCAGCCCTACGTCAGCCAGGAGATCGAGGCCAAGATCATCGAGCTCGACAAGAACCGCAACAACGTTGTGTTGTCTCGTCGCGCCTGGCTCGAGCAGACCCAGTCCGAGGTCCGCCAGAACTTCCTGCACGAGCTGCAGAAGGGGCAGATTCGCAAGGGTGTCGTCTCCTCGATCGTCAACTTCGGTGCCTTCGTCGACCTCGGTGGTGTGGACGGTCTGGTCCACGTCTCCGAGCTGTCCTGGAAGCACATCGACCACCCGAATGAGGTCGTCGAGGTTGGTCAGCCCGTCACCGTCGAGGTGCTGGACGTCGACATGGACCGCGAGCGTGTCTCGCTGTCTCTCAAGGCGACCCAGGAAGATCCGTGGCAGGCCTTCGCCCGTCTGCACCAGATCGGTCAGATCGTTCCTGGCAAGGTGACCAAGCTTGTCCCGTTCGGTGCCTTCGTCCGCGTCGAGGACGGCATCGAGGGTCTGGTTCACGTCTCCGAGCTGGCCGAGCGCCACGTCGAGATCCCCGAGCAGGTCGTCACCGTCAACGACGATGTCATGGTCAAGATCATCGACATCGACCTCGACCGTCGCCGCATCTCGCTGTCGCTCAAGCAGGCCAACGAGGGCATCGACGTCCAGTCCGACGAGTTCGATCCGTCGCTGTACGGCATGACCGCCTCCTACGACGAGGACGGCAACTACATCTACCCCGAGGGCTTCGATCCGGAGACCAACGAGTGGAAGCCGGGCTACGACGAGCAGCGCATCGCTTGGGAGCAGCAGTACGCCGAGGCCCAGGCTCGCTGGGAGGCTCACCGCAAGCAGGTCATCGAGGCCGAGCAGGCCGACCAGGAGGCCGCCCCAGTCGACAGCGCTGGCCAGTCCTCCTACACCAGCGGCCCGGCTGAGGGCTCGCTGGCGTCCGACGAGGCTCTGCAGGCTCTCCGTGACAAGCTGACCAACAACTGA
- a CDS encoding HtaA domain-containing protein — MTTSAMRRLVASVLGAMVALAGVLVSPAAWAADGPTVTVSSASRDGGKVTITGQGFAAEGTGVYVAVAPSSVQEFYGNSDKFVGYDPNASMTESASTIWVYPPAMKAVGSKFAQGAPMAADGSFTIEMYVPAFEKGKDYVVLTTKAHGVGKRDKTNDTRTTVTYEAVPASPAPGASESPSAPAKPSTPAKPSTPAKPGVPAKPSTPAKASSTIKPAPAKPAATTPARHRTVTKKVCTAGQSKVTAGSLKWGLRTSFTSYLRGPIANGSWKLSNGAEWDGSAFTFPLSNGSFDPATKSGTLNYSGTVHMTGHNGILDMTIANPTLVVKGSTGHVYMDVKSSSMDGKKTDYGRVDFATFSTSTSGNVKIAGSSVKLTAQGAKAFAGFYKTGEPMDSLSSSLTLSTEKVCHDVTVDAVTGKIISGGSGSGHTLPATGALGPSTARGDLAAAGSVAFIVVISAALACRRRYCEL; from the coding sequence ATGACCACATCGGCCATGCGCAGACTCGTCGCCAGCGTGCTCGGGGCCATGGTGGCTCTGGCCGGAGTTCTTGTTTCTCCGGCAGCGTGGGCGGCCGACGGTCCGACTGTGACCGTCTCATCAGCATCTCGCGATGGTGGCAAGGTCACCATCACCGGACAGGGATTCGCGGCCGAAGGGACCGGCGTCTACGTCGCCGTCGCTCCCTCATCGGTCCAGGAGTTTTATGGCAATTCGGACAAGTTCGTCGGATATGACCCAAACGCGTCCATGACGGAATCTGCCTCCACGATCTGGGTCTACCCACCGGCGATGAAGGCCGTGGGCTCCAAATTCGCCCAGGGTGCACCGATGGCTGCAGACGGTTCGTTCACCATCGAGATGTACGTGCCTGCCTTCGAGAAGGGTAAGGACTACGTCGTCCTGACCACCAAGGCCCACGGCGTCGGGAAGCGCGACAAGACCAATGACACTCGTACCACGGTGACCTATGAGGCTGTTCCGGCTTCCCCGGCACCAGGTGCGTCGGAGTCCCCGTCGGCTCCAGCCAAGCCCAGCACCCCTGCCAAACCGAGCACCCCGGCCAAGCCGGGCGTTCCTGCCAAGCCCAGCACCCCCGCCAAGGCCTCGTCCACGATCAAGCCTGCTCCGGCCAAGCCGGCTGCTACCACCCCGGCTCGCCACCGTACCGTCACCAAGAAGGTCTGCACCGCTGGCCAGTCCAAGGTCACCGCAGGTTCCCTGAAGTGGGGTCTGCGCACGTCATTCACCAGCTACCTGCGTGGTCCGATCGCCAATGGCTCCTGGAAGCTGTCGAACGGCGCTGAATGGGACGGCTCGGCCTTCACCTTCCCGCTGAGCAACGGATCCTTCGATCCCGCCACGAAGTCGGGCACCCTCAACTATTCCGGGACCGTCCACATGACTGGTCACAACGGCATCCTCGACATGACGATCGCCAACCCCACCTTGGTTGTCAAGGGATCGACGGGTCACGTGTACATGGACGTCAAGTCCTCCTCGATGGACGGCAAGAAGACCGATTACGGACGAGTTGACTTCGCCACCTTCTCCACGTCCACCTCGGGAAACGTCAAGATCGCTGGCTCCTCGGTCAAGCTCACCGCCCAGGGGGCGAAGGCCTTCGCCGGGTTCTACAAGACTGGTGAGCCGATGGATTCGCTGTCCTCGAGCCTCACCCTCTCCACCGAGAAGGTGTGCCACGACGTCACCGTCGATGCCGTCACCGGCAAGATCATCAGCGGGGGCAGTGGCTCTGGACACACCCTGCCCGCCACCGGTGCCCTCGGACCATCGACCGCCCGCGGTGACCTCGCTGCTGCTGGCAGCGTGGCCTTCATCGTCGTCATCTCGGCGGCCCTCGCGTGCCGGCGCCGCTACTGCGAGCTCTGA
- a CDS encoding alpha/beta fold hydrolase yields the protein MPFTDTTETRTVTVDGAEVTYFDSVEAHDGNRPLVLVHGTSGSTAAHYGQIFPMLATRTRVISADWSPLADPSTPLTVEALADQVLAAVNDAIGDEPFDLVGYSLGAAVAEYIAATHGERVPSLVLLAGWITTDGHQKLRNGVWRKLYEEKSEAIRHYMAFCAFSPNFVRKADPTMVEAAIAALPINEFVAAQMDLNGRVDVSDVIGDISATTLVVAGAEDMMVPKHHSRALFGVIPDARYTETSTGHGIPMERPTEVIQLIDLFIRDPHHYPAGTIIPETHA from the coding sequence ATGCCTTTCACCGATACCACCGAAACCCGAACCGTCACCGTCGATGGTGCCGAAGTCACCTACTTCGACTCGGTCGAGGCCCACGACGGGAACCGTCCCCTCGTCCTCGTCCATGGCACCTCAGGATCAACCGCCGCCCACTACGGTCAGATCTTCCCGATGCTGGCCACCCGAACCCGTGTCATCTCGGCCGACTGGTCCCCGCTGGCCGATCCCTCCACTCCCCTCACCGTCGAGGCGCTGGCAGACCAGGTCCTGGCTGCCGTCAATGACGCCATCGGCGACGAGCCCTTCGATCTCGTCGGATACTCACTCGGTGCCGCAGTGGCCGAGTACATCGCGGCGACTCACGGCGAGCGCGTTCCCTCCCTCGTCCTGTTGGCCGGCTGGATCACCACGGACGGCCACCAGAAACTGCGAAACGGCGTCTGGCGCAAGTTGTACGAGGAGAAGTCCGAGGCCATCCGTCATTACATGGCCTTCTGTGCCTTCTCCCCCAACTTCGTGCGCAAGGCCGACCCCACCATGGTCGAGGCCGCCATCGCCGCCCTGCCGATCAACGAATTCGTCGCTGCACAGATGGACCTCAATGGCCGCGTCGACGTCTCCGATGTCATCGGCGACATCTCGGCAACCACCCTCGTCGTCGCCGGGGCCGAGGACATGATGGTCCCCAAGCATCACTCCCGAGCCCTCTTCGGGGTCATCCCTGACGCCCGCTACACCGAAACCTCCACCGGACATGGCATCCCGATGGAGCGTCCGACCGAGGTCATTCAGCTCATCGACCTGTTCATCCGCGATCCCCACCACTACCCGGCCGGGACCATCATTCCCGAGACCCACGCCTGA
- a CDS encoding cobaltochelatase subunit CobN, giving the protein MFGPSPTDYGTSLTSIVETNSWGADGDLAEIYARRMNHVYTRTHHGDAAPELFDAHLGQVELVTQARSNHEYEISDLDHYYEFIGGLMSGVERTRGKRPQAVICDTVDPTIHVDDIEDSTVRGLRTRALNPAWIDAMLSHDQHGGDEIAKRFTNVLGLAATAKAVPEWAIERMHECYIDDLAVRERLRANNPTALMSVVTSLLTMQRRSYWHPDQSRIQELTDLLIDLDAGLEDGPHGNNQPQGEHQ; this is encoded by the coding sequence TTGTTCGGCCCCTCCCCGACTGATTACGGCACCTCGCTGACCTCCATCGTCGAGACGAACTCCTGGGGTGCTGACGGCGACCTCGCCGAGATCTACGCGCGCCGCATGAACCACGTCTACACCCGGACCCACCATGGTGATGCGGCTCCGGAGCTGTTCGACGCCCATCTCGGCCAGGTCGAACTGGTCACCCAGGCACGGTCGAACCACGAGTACGAGATCAGCGACCTCGACCACTACTACGAGTTCATCGGCGGACTGATGTCCGGGGTCGAACGGACCCGGGGCAAGCGTCCCCAGGCCGTCATCTGTGACACCGTCGACCCCACCATCCACGTCGACGACATCGAGGACTCCACGGTGCGCGGCCTGCGAACTCGAGCCCTCAACCCGGCGTGGATCGACGCCATGCTCTCCCACGACCAGCACGGTGGAGACGAGATCGCCAAGAGATTCACCAATGTCCTCGGGCTGGCGGCCACTGCGAAAGCGGTACCCGAATGGGCGATCGAGCGCATGCACGAGTGCTACATCGACGACCTGGCGGTCCGGGAACGTCTGCGAGCCAACAATCCCACAGCTCTGATGTCGGTCGTCACAAGTCTCTTGACGATGCAACGACGCAGCTACTGGCATCCCGACCAGTCGCGCATCCAGGAACTCACCGACCTCCTGATCGACCTCGACGCCGGTCTGGAGGACGGACCACACGGAAACAATCAACCCCAAGGAGAACACCAATGA
- a CDS encoding FAD-binding and (Fe-S)-binding domain-containing protein, with protein sequence MNRGARSSISSSLLSDLHKTLGPAKVSHDPLELAAVAPDASHYLLTPGVLVRAGSTSDVAAAMAAAKRHKVAVNFRSGGTSLSGQGLTNGVMVDTRRSFRGIEVLDGGRKVRVQPGATVVSVNSVLARYGRKLGPDPASSVACTLGGVLADNSSGMSCGTVANSYQTLDSMVFVLASGTVVDTSDPQCEDKLAHDEPELVDTLLALRDQCREKARADEIAFQFSRKNTMGYGLNSFLDYDTAAQILSHLMIGSEGTLGFISSAVMNTVEIMPKLATALLHFPTLDAATKALPALVESGVTVTELLDSASLQLCRDDPANGHIIPPAPGSTDAALLVEYHCPDEQARRDAIDAGNAVISRLDLVNEPTFTDNPAVRGPIWTLRNGLYAKIAGTRASGQTALLEDIAVPVETLAGVCGDLQQLFSEHNYPESIIFGHAKDGNIHFLVLEDFREKKGLDRYERFTEDMVTLVLDAHGTLKAEHGTGRIMAPYVERQYGADLYRIMRQVKDAVDPAGVLNCGSIITDDPKLHLKEIKLTPTVQEEVDRCVECGYCEPVCPSRDLTLTPRQRIVMQRAIAQARADGDKELAADLGQRATYPVVQTCAVDGMCETNCPLHINTGDLVRRLRAEQNPAAWQTTWDLAAKGWGPFVTAASAGMSAIKPIPAAATNVLTGAARAVLGADRVPTVSDDLPGGGPRRRAGHRSAPTGRPEVIYLPACVNTMFGAAAPGEQTTEFSIIALLTAAGIGVTVPEGINALCCGTPWKSKGMTTGYATMRRRVVDIMRRANGDGELTIICDAVSCSEGFVHELEYEGVKGIRVVDAVQYVADEVLTIMPSLPKVRSAALHPTCSSTRMGWNDALRRCAEAVADEVVVADAWGCCGFAGDRGMLHPELTESATRREAAELATRDFDLYVSANRTCELGMERATGKPWRHVLSVLAERMVEYAPA encoded by the coding sequence ATGAACCGTGGTGCACGCTCGTCCATATCATCCTCACTTCTCTCCGATCTACACAAGACGCTCGGACCAGCCAAGGTCAGCCACGATCCTCTCGAACTGGCTGCAGTCGCCCCCGACGCATCCCACTACCTACTGACCCCCGGCGTCCTCGTCCGAGCCGGATCAACCTCCGATGTCGCGGCAGCCATGGCAGCCGCCAAACGCCATAAGGTAGCTGTCAATTTCCGTTCGGGCGGGACGAGCCTGTCTGGGCAGGGCCTGACGAACGGGGTCATGGTCGACACTCGTCGGTCGTTTCGGGGCATCGAGGTTCTTGACGGCGGCCGCAAGGTTCGCGTCCAGCCTGGGGCGACCGTCGTCTCCGTTAATTCGGTCCTTGCCAGGTACGGACGCAAGCTCGGCCCTGATCCGGCCTCGTCGGTGGCCTGCACCCTGGGTGGAGTCCTCGCCGACAACTCCTCAGGCATGAGCTGCGGCACCGTCGCCAACTCTTACCAGACCCTCGATTCCATGGTCTTCGTACTGGCCTCAGGGACCGTCGTCGACACCTCCGACCCCCAGTGCGAGGACAAGCTGGCCCACGACGAGCCAGAACTGGTCGACACCCTGCTGGCATTGCGCGACCAATGCCGTGAGAAGGCCCGCGCTGACGAGATCGCCTTCCAATTCTCGCGCAAGAACACCATGGGCTATGGGCTCAACTCCTTCCTCGACTACGACACTGCGGCCCAGATCCTCTCCCACCTCATGATTGGTTCGGAGGGGACCCTCGGGTTCATCTCTTCGGCGGTCATGAACACCGTGGAGATCATGCCGAAACTGGCCACTGCCCTGCTCCACTTCCCGACTCTCGACGCCGCGACCAAAGCTCTTCCCGCCCTGGTGGAATCCGGCGTCACCGTCACCGAACTCCTGGACTCCGCATCCCTCCAGCTGTGCCGCGACGACCCAGCCAACGGCCACATCATCCCGCCAGCCCCCGGGAGCACCGACGCCGCCCTTCTGGTCGAGTACCACTGCCCCGATGAGCAGGCCCGCAGGGATGCCATCGATGCTGGCAACGCCGTCATTTCCAGGCTTGACCTCGTCAACGAGCCCACCTTTACCGACAACCCTGCGGTTCGCGGGCCGATCTGGACCCTGCGCAATGGCCTGTATGCCAAGATTGCCGGCACCCGAGCGTCTGGCCAGACGGCCCTGTTGGAGGATATTGCCGTTCCCGTCGAGACCCTCGCCGGGGTGTGCGGGGATCTGCAGCAGCTGTTCAGCGAGCACAACTACCCCGAGTCGATCATCTTCGGCCATGCCAAGGACGGCAACATCCACTTCCTGGTCCTCGAGGATTTTCGGGAGAAGAAGGGCTTGGACCGCTACGAACGCTTCACCGAGGACATGGTCACCCTCGTCCTCGACGCCCACGGTACCCTCAAGGCCGAGCACGGGACCGGACGCATCATGGCCCCCTACGTGGAGCGTCAGTACGGGGCCGACCTCTACCGGATCATGCGGCAGGTCAAGGATGCCGTGGACCCGGCAGGTGTGCTCAACTGCGGCAGCATCATCACTGACGACCCCAAGCTGCACCTCAAGGAGATCAAGCTGACCCCGACCGTTCAGGAGGAGGTCGATCGCTGCGTCGAGTGCGGATACTGCGAGCCGGTCTGTCCGTCCCGCGATCTCACCTTGACCCCTCGTCAGCGCATCGTCATGCAGCGTGCCATCGCTCAGGCCCGTGCCGACGGTGACAAGGAGCTGGCTGCCGATCTTGGGCAACGCGCCACCTACCCGGTGGTGCAGACCTGCGCTGTCGACGGGATGTGCGAGACGAACTGCCCATTGCACATCAATACCGGTGACTTGGTTCGTCGCCTGCGAGCCGAGCAGAACCCGGCTGCCTGGCAGACCACCTGGGACCTGGCCGCCAAGGGATGGGGCCCCTTCGTCACCGCGGCGAGCGCCGGGATGTCTGCCATCAAGCCGATTCCGGCTGCCGCCACCAATGTGCTCACCGGTGCGGCACGCGCTGTGCTGGGGGCCGACCGAGTCCCGACGGTTTCCGACGACTTGCCCGGTGGCGGGCCGCGACGCAGGGCCGGCCATCGCAGTGCCCCAACAGGACGACCAGAGGTCATCTACCTGCCAGCCTGTGTCAACACCATGTTCGGCGCTGCGGCGCCAGGCGAACAGACCACGGAATTCTCGATCATCGCGCTGCTCACCGCAGCTGGAATTGGGGTGACGGTCCCCGAGGGCATCAATGCGCTGTGCTGTGGCACACCGTGGAAGTCCAAAGGAATGACGACGGGATACGCGACGATGAGGCGTCGTGTCGTCGACATCATGCGTCGGGCCAACGGGGATGGCGAACTGACCATCATCTGCGATGCCGTCAGCTGCTCGGAAGGATTCGTACACGAACTCGAGTACGAGGGGGTCAAGGGCATCCGGGTCGTCGACGCCGTTCAGTATGTCGCCGACGAGGTGCTGACGATCATGCCATCCCTGCCCAAGGTAAGGTCGGCCGCCCTTCATCCCACCTGCTCCTCCACTCGGATGGGCTGGAACGACGCCCTCAGACGCTGCGCCGAGGCCGTCGCTGACGAGGTTGTCGTGGCAGACGCGTGGGGTTGTTGTGGATTCGCCGGCGATCGAGGCATGTTGCATCCCGAGCTCACCGAATCAGCCACCCGCCGGGAGGCAGCCGAACTGGCAACGCGAGATTTCGACCTCTACGTGTCGGCGAACCGCACCTGTGAACTTGGCATGGAAAGGGCCACCGGGAAGCCGTGGCGTCATGTGCTCTCGGTCCTTGCCGAGCGGATGGTGGAGTACGCCCCGGCATAA
- a CDS encoding heme/hemin ABC transporter substrate-binding protein — MPRMRRRIAGVGLVLAMLVAGCGPSSAQSQTSPQSVASAASSPSSPSAHPSTPATTAPKLPDPRSLRGLTEVAELSDPAPVNGSFNQKLPVTVTDVEGNKVTITDTSRILALDLYGTLSRTLIGLGMGDKIVGRTVSSTEDQLHDLPVVTENGHVLNVEAIAALKPSVIIADRSVGPREALDQLRKSGIPVVLVDPHRSVDTTPDLIRTVAKAVGMPAAGEALVKRTQGEIDAAKKQIAQWAPKKPMKVAFLYVRGTAGIFFILGSEDGASELIHGVGGDDVAGDKGIKSVAPANAESLVSLNPDAIFVMKAGLASTGGMKGLLARAGVANTTAGKNQRVISIPDGISLSFGPQTGEVLTLVAKALYGVK; from the coding sequence ATGCCTCGGATGCGCCGTCGAATTGCCGGAGTCGGCCTCGTCCTCGCGATGCTGGTTGCCGGGTGTGGCCCTTCCTCCGCACAGTCCCAGACATCTCCCCAATCCGTGGCCTCCGCGGCGTCGTCACCGTCGTCACCGTCGGCGCACCCGAGCACTCCCGCCACGACGGCGCCGAAGCTGCCCGACCCGCGTAGCCTTCGCGGCCTCACCGAGGTGGCGGAACTGTCTGACCCGGCACCCGTCAATGGGTCGTTCAACCAGAAGCTTCCGGTTACGGTCACTGACGTCGAGGGCAACAAGGTGACGATCACCGACACCTCCCGAATCCTGGCCCTCGACCTCTATGGCACCCTCTCCCGTACCCTCATCGGACTGGGCATGGGAGACAAGATCGTCGGGCGCACCGTCTCCTCAACCGAGGACCAGTTACACGATCTGCCCGTCGTCACCGAGAACGGCCACGTCCTCAACGTTGAGGCTATTGCCGCCCTCAAGCCGTCGGTGATCATTGCTGACCGTAGCGTTGGCCCTCGTGAAGCCCTTGATCAGCTTCGCAAGTCCGGGATTCCCGTTGTTCTCGTCGACCCGCATCGCAGTGTCGACACCACCCCCGATCTCATCCGCACGGTCGCGAAAGCAGTAGGTATGCCTGCTGCCGGTGAGGCCCTGGTGAAGCGCACCCAGGGCGAGATCGATGCGGCCAAGAAGCAGATCGCCCAGTGGGCACCGAAGAAGCCGATGAAGGTCGCCTTCCTCTACGTGCGTGGCACGGCCGGCATTTTCTTCATCCTCGGGTCCGAGGACGGGGCCAGTGAACTCATTCACGGTGTGGGAGGCGACGATGTTGCCGGGGACAAGGGAATCAAGAGCGTTGCTCCCGCCAATGCGGAATCCCTCGTCTCCCTCAACCCGGATGCCATCTTCGTCATGAAGGCCGGGCTGGCCTCCACCGGCGGCATGAAAGGTCTGCTGGCCAGAGCTGGAGTCGCCAACACCACTGCCGGCAAGAACCAGCGCGTCATCTCCATCCCGGACGGTATCTCCCTGTCCTTCGGACCGCAGACCGGCGAGGTGCTCACCTTGGTCGCCAAGGCACTGTACGGGGTCAAATGA
- a CDS encoding class F sortase, whose product MVVVALIIAGIAAIFVQRNKDDESAAGGAASSSTASSNVPAATTSAADSAAAATPQKKGPVPAGCMTNPKPIMPTKYSIDGMKVSAKVMALGVDSTGAAATPPKSDPSSWAWFNEGPMPGSNKGKVALNGHTYHKGGAIGNRLLADLKTGDIIRISDKAGQTVCYRFDHKTKIMVKNYDPNSNVLYDDNGPAQIVIVVCDDYRGKDDWASRVLFYANPVA is encoded by the coding sequence GTGGTGGTCGTCGCCCTCATCATCGCTGGTATCGCCGCCATCTTCGTTCAGCGCAACAAGGACGACGAGTCCGCCGCGGGTGGGGCAGCCTCATCCTCCACGGCTTCGTCCAATGTCCCTGCTGCAACAACGTCAGCAGCCGATTCTGCGGCCGCGGCAACGCCGCAGAAGAAGGGCCCCGTTCCTGCCGGCTGCATGACGAACCCGAAGCCCATCATGCCCACCAAGTACTCCATCGACGGCATGAAGGTCTCCGCCAAGGTGATGGCACTCGGTGTCGATAGCACTGGCGCAGCTGCCACCCCGCCGAAGAGCGATCCGTCCTCGTGGGCTTGGTTCAACGAAGGACCGATGCCGGGTTCCAACAAGGGCAAGGTCGCCCTGAATGGGCACACTTACCACAAGGGTGGGGCCATCGGAAACCGCTTGCTGGCCGATCTGAAGACCGGCGACATCATTCGTATCAGTGACAAGGCTGGGCAGACAGTCTGCTACCGCTTCGATCACAAGACGAAGATCATGGTCAAGAATTACGATCCGAACTCGAATGTCCTTTACGACGACAACGGTCCCGCTCAGATCGTCATCGTCGTCTGTGACGATTACCGAGGCAAGGACGACTGGGCGTCCCGCGTGCTGTTCTACGCCAATCCGGTCGCATGA